One segment of Rhodopirellula baltica SH 1 DNA contains the following:
- a CDS encoding DUF4886 domain-containing protein: MFRPFPFVCIFALISLIAGSFSYADSPKKPSDDGPKHVRILTIGNSFTHNATRYLDEIVEAAGHKLTHKMLSIGGSPLELHAKKALAFEKDPMAPFAKYGNGETLQEALQSEPWDFVTIQQVSIKSHNLETYHPYAQQLAQIIRRDAPQARLLVHQTWSYRSDDPRFRRVKLIAGEPATQREMYEGLSEAYRTITAELSANRIPVGDAFWAADNHAQFSYREAADFDAASVEFPELPDQTHSLHVGYRWREIDGKQQLKMDGHHANVAGEYLGACVWFECLYGETPIGNSFVPDQLDAEYAAHLQTIAHRAAQQGGDVVSGPFASLNAAAKD; encoded by the coding sequence ATGTTCCGACCGTTTCCCTTCGTTTGCATATTCGCATTGATTTCGTTGATCGCTGGGTCGTTCTCCTACGCTGACTCACCAAAGAAGCCATCCGATGACGGTCCGAAACACGTTCGCATTTTGACGATTGGCAACAGCTTCACTCACAACGCGACTCGCTACCTGGACGAGATCGTCGAGGCCGCGGGTCACAAACTGACCCACAAAATGCTTTCGATCGGCGGTTCGCCATTGGAGTTGCATGCGAAGAAAGCGTTGGCATTCGAGAAAGATCCAATGGCTCCATTCGCCAAGTACGGAAACGGCGAAACCCTCCAAGAAGCACTGCAAAGCGAACCATGGGACTTCGTCACGATCCAACAAGTCAGCATCAAAAGCCACAACCTTGAGACCTACCATCCCTACGCCCAGCAATTGGCCCAAATCATTCGTCGCGATGCCCCGCAAGCCAGGTTGCTGGTGCATCAGACTTGGTCCTATCGAAGTGACGACCCACGTTTTCGTCGCGTGAAATTGATTGCGGGAGAACCAGCCACCCAGCGAGAAATGTACGAAGGACTCAGCGAAGCCTACCGAACGATCACGGCCGAACTATCCGCGAACCGTATCCCGGTTGGTGATGCGTTCTGGGCGGCGGACAACCACGCTCAATTCAGCTATCGCGAGGCGGCTGACTTTGATGCGGCGTCGGTTGAGTTCCCTGAGCTACCCGACCAAACTCACTCATTGCACGTGGGATACCGCTGGCGAGAAATCGATGGCAAACAACAATTGAAGATGGACGGCCATCACGCCAACGTTGCCGGCGAGTACTTGGGCGCATGCGTGTGGTTTGAATGTCTATATGGAGAAACCCCTATCGGCAATTCCTTCGTCCCCGACCAACTCGACGCCGAATACGCAGCGCACCTGCAAACGATTGCCCATCGTGCGGCCCAACAAGGCGGTGATGTCGTTTCGGGTCCTTTCGCATCACTGAACGCCGCCGCAAAGGATTGA
- a CDS encoding SMI1/KNR4 family protein: MTAWAELLIRHHAAAHADSGYEPLFGDAAPLERLDDLPFKIGLPLPLELRDLYRSVDGYGLKMDADSMLSPWLIVPTSELADFVSSCRSTIADTHENLSRRFLPFIDWANGDSMGYIYDRNGNLTDGLHMFMHELFRYDADQDPDDFFRSFDGSIADFLES; this comes from the coding sequence ATGACCGCCTGGGCTGAGTTGTTGATCCGCCATCACGCTGCCGCACATGCCGACTCCGGGTATGAGCCGCTGTTCGGCGATGCAGCACCGCTCGAGCGTCTCGATGACCTCCCATTCAAAATCGGGCTTCCATTGCCACTCGAACTGAGGGATCTCTATCGGAGTGTTGATGGATACGGTCTGAAGATGGATGCCGACTCCATGCTATCGCCATGGCTCATCGTGCCGACCTCTGAATTGGCGGACTTCGTTTCTTCCTGCCGCAGCACGATCGCCGATACACACGAAAACTTATCCAGACGATTTCTCCCGTTTATCGATTGGGCAAACGGGGACTCGATGGGTTACATTTATGACCGGAACGGCAACCTGACCGATGGTCTTCACATGTTCATGCATGAATTGTTCCGCTACGACGCCGATCAGGATCCTGACGATTTTTTCCGCTCCTTCGACGGATCAATCGCTGACTTTCTTGAGTCGTGA
- a CDS encoding tyrosine-type recombinase/integrase, whose product MERTRCGLLEASFQEELFAGNSSTTPPEKEHNMSKFSSNGSQDAPGSHFPESLRLRLSEDLHLTGKAKRTHDGYIRAVRQLSDFAGCSPDQVNEQHVRQFFLHLKNDRNFAYGSLRVAFSGIKFFFTHTCKRDWEIIKMLKLQNITTLPEVLTIEQVHELIGSATTQRMFVYFWTVYSLGLRLNEALHLQVSDIDAERGWVHVHRGKGAKDRYVPLPTTTVRLLRNYWASHRHPSFLFPADGRKHDLAKDGVSEATTPMSETAVQGAMKQITKNLRFGKKVSIHTLRHSYATHLLEAGVGLKVIQKYLGHSSLQTTMVYLHLTDTAEANAREEIERLFGSLPGSGE is encoded by the coding sequence GTGGAACGGACGCGTTGCGGATTGTTGGAAGCATCTTTTCAGGAGGAGCTGTTCGCTGGGAACAGCTCAACAACTCCTCCTGAAAAGGAACACAACATGTCCAAGTTTAGCTCAAACGGTTCGCAAGATGCACCTGGATCCCACTTCCCTGAAAGTCTTCGCCTGAGACTCTCCGAAGACTTGCACCTGACCGGCAAGGCCAAACGAACTCACGATGGCTACATCCGAGCGGTCAGGCAGCTCTCTGATTTCGCCGGTTGCAGTCCCGACCAGGTGAACGAGCAGCATGTGCGACAGTTCTTCCTACACCTGAAAAACGATCGCAACTTTGCTTATGGATCACTCCGAGTGGCCTTCTCGGGCATCAAGTTCTTCTTCACGCACACCTGCAAGCGTGACTGGGAAATTATCAAGATGCTCAAGCTCCAAAACATCACCACGTTGCCAGAGGTGCTGACGATCGAGCAGGTTCATGAACTGATCGGCTCAGCGACCACGCAGCGAATGTTCGTCTATTTCTGGACTGTCTATTCGCTGGGACTCCGACTCAATGAAGCGTTGCATCTGCAGGTCAGTGACATCGACGCCGAGCGAGGCTGGGTTCATGTCCATCGTGGCAAGGGAGCCAAGGACCGGTACGTGCCACTGCCGACGACGACCGTTCGACTTCTGCGAAACTACTGGGCCAGTCATCGACATCCAAGCTTTCTGTTTCCGGCAGATGGACGAAAGCATGACCTCGCCAAAGACGGCGTCAGCGAAGCGACGACCCCGATGAGCGAAACGGCCGTTCAAGGAGCAATGAAGCAGATCACGAAAAACCTCCGCTTTGGCAAGAAGGTCAGCATTCATACGCTACGTCATTCCTATGCGACGCACTTGCTCGAAGCGGGCGTGGGACTGAAGGTGATTCAAAAGTACTTGGGGCATTCTTCGCTGCAGACCACGATGGTCTATCTGCATCTGACGGATACGGCCGAAGCCAACGCTCGCGAAGAAATCGAAAGGCTGTTCGGTAGTCTACCTGGCAGCGGCGAGTAA
- the hrpB gene encoding ATP-dependent helicase HrpB, whose product MNRLPIEDVLSPLQTAIDSGNAVVLKAPPGAGKTTGVPPAVLQTLLDNDVAGQIWVIQPRRLAARSVADWIARSRNESIGETIGYHVRLDRRESKSTRVLFMTTGMFLRRMQSDPLLENVACVILDEFHERTLELDLALAMTHRLRSELRDDLGLVVMSATMETEPIVEYLNEVHSQNAVSLRCEGRAFPVSVHYGEDQPGERIERRMVKPIRDALESSSGHVLVFLPGVGEIRRVQSELERVDLPNDVRTVVLHGSLSPKQQDEAIRPSADRKVVLSTNIAETSVTVNGVTAVVDSGMAKVPRFDSRRGLTKLETTSISLASADQRSGRAGRTAPGEAYRLWSQAAQRSRDEYDVPEILRSDLSEVVLMLASHGETDLHAMQWLTAPPEHSVETAQALLRMLGAIDESGRITRAGQVMAEMPLHPRIARMTTEAVGSLPRSSVAILAALMSERDPLEDMTSMTLADKVDAIENNRVPRSVSAFSIKSLRSVAETIRRSLPEGEPGQGEAAKMDRDVAVARALLSAYPDRVVLRRADSPDRGRMVGGRGVSGLTRALGEGVNEELLLCFDVDGGGTESRVRAAVPIQEEWLDGEMVHTVQTQSWDAERGAVRCRRQVTYGDLILRETPAKVPGDEETASILFDNAKMQLPLGGAKFQKLLHRIEMVGEVDDQVPSVTEAMHLELLRQMCVGRSSLQELRSAPWKDHVLGTIGYSAWQIVQEEAPEEVQLPGGRKVAVHYVEGKPPWIEVKIQLCFGWPETPRILRGRQPLQLHLLGPNGRPQQITNDLASFWGSTYGEIRKELRRRYPKHDWPEDPLSAAASFNGMKRR is encoded by the coding sequence ATGAATCGACTTCCAATCGAAGATGTTCTCTCGCCGCTGCAAACGGCAATCGATAGCGGGAATGCGGTGGTGCTGAAGGCTCCACCGGGTGCCGGTAAAACGACCGGGGTGCCGCCTGCCGTTTTGCAAACACTGCTGGATAACGACGTCGCGGGTCAGATCTGGGTGATTCAGCCCAGACGATTGGCGGCGCGTTCGGTGGCGGACTGGATCGCTCGTTCGCGAAACGAGTCGATCGGTGAAACGATCGGGTACCACGTTCGATTGGATCGCCGCGAATCGAAGTCGACTCGCGTGCTGTTTATGACGACTGGCATGTTTCTACGAAGGATGCAGTCGGATCCGTTGCTCGAGAATGTCGCCTGCGTGATTTTGGATGAGTTCCACGAACGCACTCTGGAACTGGATCTGGCCCTCGCGATGACGCATCGTTTGCGTTCTGAATTGAGAGACGACTTGGGTTTGGTTGTGATGTCCGCGACCATGGAAACGGAACCCATCGTCGAATATCTGAATGAAGTTCACTCGCAAAACGCGGTTTCGTTGCGGTGCGAAGGACGTGCATTCCCGGTCAGCGTTCACTATGGCGAAGATCAGCCGGGCGAGCGGATTGAAAGGCGTATGGTCAAACCAATTCGCGATGCTTTGGAGAGTAGCAGCGGACACGTGCTGGTTTTCCTGCCCGGTGTGGGGGAGATTCGCCGAGTGCAATCGGAGTTGGAGCGAGTGGACTTGCCCAATGATGTCCGCACTGTGGTGCTGCACGGCTCGCTTTCTCCCAAACAGCAGGACGAAGCGATCCGACCGTCGGCTGATCGCAAAGTGGTTTTGTCGACCAACATTGCCGAGACATCGGTGACGGTTAATGGAGTGACCGCGGTCGTTGATTCAGGGATGGCGAAAGTCCCCCGATTTGATTCCCGTCGTGGGCTGACCAAATTGGAGACGACGTCGATTTCATTGGCATCCGCTGACCAGCGATCTGGCCGTGCGGGGCGGACAGCGCCCGGAGAGGCTTATCGGTTGTGGAGCCAGGCGGCACAGCGATCCCGCGACGAATATGACGTTCCGGAAATACTGCGATCGGACTTAAGCGAAGTGGTGCTGATGCTGGCCAGCCACGGCGAAACAGATCTGCACGCGATGCAATGGTTGACAGCGCCACCTGAACATTCTGTTGAAACAGCTCAGGCTTTGCTGCGAATGCTTGGAGCAATCGATGAAAGTGGTCGCATCACCCGCGCTGGTCAGGTCATGGCAGAGATGCCATTGCATCCGCGAATCGCGAGGATGACAACGGAAGCAGTCGGATCGTTGCCGAGATCTTCGGTCGCGATTCTGGCGGCATTGATGAGTGAGCGAGATCCTCTGGAAGACATGACGTCGATGACGCTGGCGGACAAAGTCGATGCAATTGAAAACAATCGAGTGCCACGATCTGTTTCCGCATTTTCGATCAAGTCGCTTCGATCGGTGGCCGAAACCATTCGTCGTTCTTTGCCCGAAGGAGAGCCGGGACAAGGTGAGGCCGCCAAGATGGATCGTGACGTGGCGGTTGCCCGAGCGTTGCTGTCCGCTTATCCCGACCGAGTCGTCTTGCGTCGTGCGGATTCACCCGATCGCGGCCGGATGGTCGGTGGTCGCGGTGTATCGGGACTGACGCGAGCACTGGGCGAAGGAGTCAACGAAGAGTTGTTGCTTTGCTTTGACGTGGACGGCGGTGGGACGGAATCTCGAGTGAGGGCGGCTGTGCCAATCCAGGAGGAATGGTTGGACGGTGAAATGGTTCATACCGTGCAAACACAGTCATGGGACGCAGAACGCGGTGCGGTTCGTTGCCGACGCCAAGTGACCTACGGCGACTTGATTCTTCGTGAGACGCCGGCCAAGGTTCCCGGCGATGAGGAAACCGCGTCGATCTTGTTCGACAACGCGAAGATGCAGCTTCCACTCGGCGGTGCCAAATTTCAGAAGCTATTGCATCGGATCGAAATGGTTGGGGAAGTCGACGACCAGGTTCCCTCAGTTACCGAAGCGATGCATTTGGAATTGCTTCGGCAAATGTGCGTCGGCCGCTCAAGCCTTCAAGAGTTGAGGTCCGCCCCATGGAAGGATCACGTTCTAGGAACGATCGGGTATTCGGCTTGGCAGATTGTGCAGGAGGAAGCTCCTGAAGAGGTGCAGTTGCCGGGGGGACGAAAGGTGGCGGTGCACTACGTCGAAGGCAAACCACCTTGGATCGAAGTGAAAATTCAGCTTTGTTTTGGTTGGCCCGAAACTCCGCGAATATTGCGAGGACGACAGCCGTTGCAGTTGCATTTGCTGGGTCCGAATGGTCGGCCGCAACAAATTACCAATGACTTAGCTAGCTTTTGGGGCTCAACTTACGGCGAAATCCGCAAGGAACTTAGACGCCGGTACCCGAAACATGATTGGCCAGAGGACCCCTTGTCGGCGGCGGCCAGTTTCAACGGAATGAAGCGTCGCTGA
- a CDS encoding TlpA family protein disulfide reductase, translating into MDRFSYLSFVRCALLPFVLLLGGCGSSSSPTTETPEASTESNGAEPAVEPAAVDSRQPNLNTPGGITLPEGDLPDAPVKRSSPAEGGMSLPDDLDLGAADGKVTERDTSTVLVATAKDVSIEYAKWDKVREKAGKTGKVTVLDVWSLACGPCLKEFPNLVAMQNRFGEKVVAIGANVDFDGRKTRPPESYEPKVTQFLSSVEADFTNYIVQTPSDEVFEAIGIGSIPAVIVFDEKGKMVKLFSDVGETAGFTYEADIVPLVEKLLN; encoded by the coding sequence ATGGATCGATTCTCGTATTTAAGTTTTGTCCGCTGCGCCTTGTTGCCATTTGTCTTGTTATTGGGCGGGTGCGGATCTTCTTCGTCGCCGACGACGGAGACACCTGAGGCTTCGACCGAATCCAACGGGGCCGAGCCTGCGGTGGAACCGGCGGCGGTTGATTCTCGGCAACCCAACTTAAACACGCCTGGTGGAATCACTTTGCCCGAAGGCGATCTGCCCGATGCACCGGTCAAGCGTTCCAGCCCTGCCGAAGGCGGTATGAGCTTGCCTGATGATTTGGATCTCGGTGCTGCTGATGGCAAAGTGACGGAGCGAGATACGTCGACGGTTTTGGTTGCCACTGCAAAAGACGTTTCCATCGAATACGCCAAGTGGGACAAGGTTCGTGAGAAAGCCGGGAAGACGGGCAAGGTGACCGTGTTGGATGTTTGGTCGTTGGCTTGTGGGCCTTGTTTGAAAGAGTTTCCGAATCTGGTCGCGATGCAGAATCGATTCGGAGAGAAGGTTGTCGCGATAGGAGCCAACGTTGACTTTGATGGTCGCAAGACTCGCCCACCGGAATCATACGAACCAAAGGTCACTCAGTTTCTTTCCAGCGTCGAAGCTGATTTCACGAATTACATCGTGCAAACACCCAGCGATGAAGTGTTTGAGGCAATCGGAATTGGATCCATTCCCGCTGTGATCGTGTTCGACGAAAAAGGGAAAATGGTCAAGTTGTTTTCGGATGTCGGCGAAACCGCGGGCTTCACGTACGAAGCTGACATTGTTCCGCTCGTTGAGAAACTGCTGAACTGA
- a CDS encoding DUF6797 domain-containing protein, with translation MQSFSCEATCIHSCSSGETPLDFVMVHFVFADRQRVRLKACVGFFVVMCSGVSLSAAPPTTTLRQAIPLETQLRQADPLYLAEQSRLRGDARRGALVFYKSAANCVSCHGSDSDATPLGPPIAQLGNELTDEYLVDALLRPSKHIREGYETYSVLTVDGEVFKGMLVKQDDAEITMRLGQSPEKDFTLSRDSIEVMKKDEQSMMPAGLMRSIKSQREFLDLLQYVTSVARGGRKAEEMLRPSLEQLLVKDDSVNLDHAGIIRSLRSRDIVEGESLFRGDCANCHGTDGVQPALPTARAFSSQELKFGADPYKMFMTLTKGNGLMGPMTYLTPHQRYQVVHYIREMLMKDQNPGYEPLRDDYLNSLPTGTEDGKRFEIQQRDFGLALGSQLRRDFPSVLTLPLGDLTVSYNLHAMDLADVWTGGFLDLSETQHQRPRGEGTADPDGTSIPGLASWQWGHDGELDYSREGCLPRGPLPKKWMDYRGYFLRGNNVILSYQIDGRDLFERAEAIDDRTLARDLWIGPGETLVLSVGNGPVGATKLEFDHSNDTVVLKSSDQSNQAFTAASVSGDRHGLRWELASGQRIKLTIPGDEVARKVRITVGVGNSTDELKTIESLASIGLQKPVADLATLVQASATEPQQLRWAGEITTVGTLGLEQDGYALDTLTRPESTPWNTWFRTTSLDFFDDGRMAIATHGGDIWIVAGIDETLTELRWKRYAAGLYEPFGVKVVDGDVFVTCKDRLVRLHDRDKNGEADFYESFNADSDVSTNFHAFNFDLQTDAEGNFYYAKSGHGADFALPGAVWRVSKDGKEREVVCTGFRTPNGLGTLPGGRITVSDNQGQWTPASKVSIAKPGSFHGWVPTYSIPNKWEPDGGKIDIKTVVAPDTFEQPLVWMPQAFDNSSGGQIWVDDDRFGPLSKHLLHTSFGKGWMSMMMIQEVGETAQAAIVKLPFDFSTGIMRGRGNPHDGQVYATGLQGWNGGGRFGLDDGGMQRLRYTGTPPKMITDARVVKGGLELDLNFAIDPESVLDENAVSIVQWDYLWSKAYGSDQYISGTAESETPQVGTETLKPESVEVDAVPNDPSSSRLRLVLPTLAPVDQLQLQLKIRGQDGDSFEEEVYWTIHVVPSSDS, from the coding sequence GTGCAGTCGTTCTCGTGCGAGGCGACTTGCATTCACTCGTGCTCAAGCGGTGAAACGCCGTTGGATTTTGTCATGGTTCATTTTGTGTTCGCCGATCGCCAACGCGTTCGCTTGAAAGCTTGCGTTGGCTTTTTTGTTGTCATGTGCAGTGGTGTTAGTTTATCTGCCGCACCGCCAACGACGACGCTTCGACAAGCCATTCCGCTGGAAACGCAATTGCGTCAGGCTGATCCGCTTTACTTGGCCGAGCAATCACGGCTGCGCGGTGATGCTCGACGCGGAGCCTTGGTTTTCTACAAATCAGCGGCGAATTGTGTCAGCTGTCATGGGAGTGATTCCGACGCGACGCCACTCGGACCGCCAATCGCTCAACTTGGCAATGAACTGACGGACGAATATCTCGTCGACGCGTTGTTGCGACCTTCAAAGCATATTCGTGAAGGATATGAAACCTACTCGGTCTTGACCGTCGATGGTGAAGTCTTCAAAGGGATGCTAGTGAAGCAGGATGACGCTGAAATCACGATGCGGCTTGGGCAGTCGCCGGAGAAGGATTTCACGTTGTCGCGTGACTCAATTGAGGTGATGAAGAAGGACGAGCAGTCCATGATGCCCGCGGGTTTGATGAGGTCGATCAAGTCACAACGTGAATTCTTGGATCTATTGCAGTACGTGACGAGCGTGGCTCGAGGCGGCAGGAAAGCCGAAGAAATGTTACGGCCATCGCTGGAGCAGTTGCTCGTTAAAGATGACTCCGTCAACCTGGATCATGCGGGCATCATCCGATCGTTGCGATCGCGTGATATCGTCGAAGGCGAAAGCCTGTTTCGAGGCGACTGTGCGAATTGCCATGGAACGGATGGCGTGCAGCCCGCATTGCCCACGGCTCGGGCATTCAGTTCGCAGGAGCTGAAGTTTGGTGCGGATCCCTACAAAATGTTCATGACCCTGACCAAGGGCAATGGGCTGATGGGGCCGATGACGTATTTGACTCCGCACCAACGATACCAAGTGGTTCACTACATCCGCGAAATGCTGATGAAGGATCAGAACCCGGGGTATGAGCCCCTTCGTGATGATTACCTGAATTCGCTTCCAACAGGCACTGAGGATGGCAAGCGTTTCGAGATCCAACAGCGTGACTTTGGATTGGCTCTGGGCTCACAATTGCGACGTGATTTCCCCAGTGTGCTGACGTTGCCCCTGGGTGACCTCACTGTTTCCTACAACTTGCACGCGATGGATTTGGCGGATGTTTGGACGGGCGGATTCCTGGACCTCAGCGAAACGCAGCACCAGCGTCCTCGAGGGGAAGGAACTGCGGATCCGGACGGCACTTCAATTCCGGGTTTGGCATCCTGGCAGTGGGGGCACGACGGTGAACTGGACTATTCCCGAGAGGGTTGTCTGCCGCGAGGCCCACTGCCAAAAAAATGGATGGACTATCGTGGTTATTTCTTGCGCGGCAACAATGTCATTCTCAGCTATCAGATCGACGGTCGTGATTTGTTTGAACGTGCCGAGGCGATTGATGACCGAACATTGGCGAGAGACCTCTGGATCGGTCCGGGGGAAACACTCGTGTTGTCCGTTGGAAATGGCCCAGTCGGGGCAACCAAGTTGGAATTCGATCATTCAAACGATACGGTCGTTTTGAAGAGTTCTGACCAATCGAATCAAGCGTTCACGGCCGCGAGCGTGTCAGGCGACCGACACGGCTTGCGTTGGGAATTGGCATCGGGGCAACGAATCAAGCTGACCATCCCCGGTGATGAGGTCGCTCGCAAAGTTCGAATCACCGTGGGCGTCGGGAACTCAACGGACGAACTCAAAACAATTGAATCACTCGCGTCGATCGGATTGCAGAAACCGGTTGCCGATTTGGCGACCCTCGTACAAGCTTCGGCAACCGAACCTCAGCAACTGCGTTGGGCGGGAGAGATCACGACGGTTGGCACTTTGGGTTTGGAGCAGGACGGCTACGCTCTGGATACATTGACTCGGCCCGAATCCACTCCGTGGAACACTTGGTTCCGCACGACCTCACTCGATTTCTTTGATGATGGCCGAATGGCGATCGCGACCCACGGCGGTGACATTTGGATCGTGGCAGGAATCGATGAGACGCTCACCGAATTGAGATGGAAGCGTTACGCCGCCGGACTTTACGAACCCTTTGGGGTGAAGGTCGTCGATGGCGATGTGTTTGTGACTTGCAAGGACCGCTTGGTCCGTTTGCACGATCGAGATAAGAATGGCGAAGCAGACTTCTACGAAAGCTTCAACGCTGACTCGGACGTCTCCACAAACTTTCACGCGTTCAACTTCGATTTACAGACGGACGCGGAAGGCAACTTCTACTACGCCAAGAGCGGTCATGGTGCCGATTTTGCTTTGCCCGGAGCTGTTTGGCGAGTATCCAAAGACGGCAAAGAACGCGAGGTGGTTTGCACAGGATTCCGAACGCCGAATGGACTCGGGACTTTGCCGGGCGGACGCATCACTGTCAGTGACAACCAAGGCCAGTGGACTCCCGCGTCGAAGGTTTCGATTGCAAAACCAGGCAGCTTTCATGGTTGGGTACCGACTTATTCCATTCCCAATAAGTGGGAGCCTGACGGCGGCAAAATCGATATCAAAACGGTGGTTGCTCCGGATACGTTCGAACAACCCTTGGTTTGGATGCCGCAAGCGTTTGACAATTCTTCCGGTGGCCAGATTTGGGTGGACGATGACCGCTTTGGTCCACTGTCGAAGCATTTGCTTCACACTAGCTTCGGCAAAGGATGGATGTCGATGATGATGATCCAAGAAGTTGGCGAAACCGCACAAGCAGCGATCGTGAAGCTGCCTTTTGATTTCTCGACAGGAATCATGCGTGGTCGGGGCAATCCCCACGATGGTCAGGTCTACGCGACCGGATTACAGGGTTGGAACGGTGGCGGTCGATTTGGGTTGGACGACGGCGGCATGCAGCGACTTCGCTACACCGGCACGCCACCGAAGATGATCACCGATGCACGCGTCGTGAAGGGCGGTTTGGAGCTCGACCTTAACTTTGCGATCGACCCTGAATCGGTTCTCGATGAAAACGCTGTCTCGATCGTCCAGTGGGACTATTTGTGGAGCAAGGCGTATGGATCGGATCAATACATCTCCGGCACCGCTGAATCGGAGACCCCACAGGTTGGGACGGAAACGTTGAAGCCCGAATCGGTGGAGGTCGACGCGGTGCCTAACGATCCAAGCTCGTCGCGATTGCGATTGGTTCTGCCAACGCTCGCGCCAGTGGATCAATTGCAGTTGCAACTGAAAATTCGCGGCCAGGATGGCGACTCATTTGAGGAGGAGGTGTACTGGACGATCCATGTCGTGCCCTCAAGCGACTCGTGA
- a CDS encoding IS91 family transposase, with the protein MPTVAEALRQFAPAYLQQHADSISVAEDKVLGAITRCRTGALGGVHYQCGGCGSDHWVGRSCGNRHCPNCGHQRTQAWIETQAAKLMPVHHFLVTFTVPREVGLVLRVHQRDGYRCLFDASSQSIRDVGAATKSLKGCQLGFFGVLHTWGRDPAVYHPHVHYVVPGGGVKLDEHGHALSWQSTPKNFLFHHGTLIRVYKAKLADELRAAGLYDQVSREAWSKDFVVDIQPVGHGVPTLKYLAPYVHRVAINDSRILDVNPETVTYRIRRKGNVFQSKTVAGEDFVGNFLQHVLPTNFMKIRHYGWMSGNSKVKVDEVKWLVWLMLGWTFWLGSGYAPQAEPLTVPMKCRLCGGVMRVIEVSYTSLSSQGIRPEHGLTYYDSG; encoded by the coding sequence ATGCCCACGGTTGCGGAGGCTCTTCGCCAATTCGCACCGGCATACCTGCAGCAACACGCCGATTCGATCTCGGTCGCCGAAGACAAAGTTCTTGGCGCGATCACTCGTTGTCGCACCGGGGCACTGGGTGGTGTTCACTACCAGTGCGGCGGCTGCGGAAGCGATCACTGGGTCGGACGTTCGTGTGGCAATCGGCACTGCCCGAACTGCGGTCACCAGCGAACGCAGGCTTGGATTGAAACGCAGGCTGCCAAGCTGATGCCGGTTCATCACTTCTTGGTCACTTTCACGGTGCCCCGGGAGGTTGGCTTGGTGCTGCGCGTTCACCAACGTGACGGCTACCGATGCTTGTTCGATGCCAGCAGCCAGAGCATTCGCGATGTGGGCGCGGCAACCAAGAGTCTGAAAGGATGCCAGCTTGGATTCTTCGGCGTGCTTCATACTTGGGGGCGTGACCCGGCGGTCTATCATCCGCACGTTCACTATGTCGTTCCTGGCGGCGGAGTGAAACTGGATGAGCATGGCCACGCCTTGTCATGGCAGAGCACACCGAAGAACTTCTTGTTCCATCACGGCACGTTGATCCGCGTCTACAAAGCGAAGCTGGCCGATGAGCTTCGTGCCGCTGGGCTGTATGACCAGGTCAGCCGTGAGGCATGGTCGAAAGACTTCGTCGTTGACATCCAGCCAGTTGGGCACGGCGTCCCAACGCTGAAATACTTGGCACCGTACGTCCATCGAGTCGCGATCAACGACAGTCGCATCCTCGATGTCAATCCGGAAACGGTGACCTACCGGATTCGTCGCAAAGGGAACGTGTTTCAGAGCAAGACCGTTGCCGGCGAAGACTTCGTGGGCAACTTCTTGCAGCACGTGCTGCCGACGAACTTCATGAAGATCCGTCATTACGGATGGATGAGCGGGAACAGCAAGGTGAAGGTCGATGAAGTGAAGTGGTTGGTCTGGCTAATGCTTGGCTGGACGTTCTGGCTGGGCAGCGGCTACGCGCCGCAAGCGGAACCGTTGACCGTGCCGATGAAGTGTCGCCTGTGTGGCGGTGTCATGCGAGTGATCGAGGTCAGCTACACCTCGTTGTCTTCGCAGGGCATCCGCCCCGAGCATGGGCTGACTTACTACGACAGTGGGTAA
- a CDS encoding DUF6429 family protein, with amino-acid sequence MDDGYELDTDKIDDTVLALLALTMCGGDRAWKGHDWDTLSRLHEKGMIHDPVGKAKSVALTPEGMERCQKLFDAMFVRKTEA; translated from the coding sequence ATGGACGACGGATACGAACTCGACACTGACAAGATCGACGACACCGTTTTGGCGTTACTTGCGCTTACGATGTGCGGCGGTGACCGTGCGTGGAAGGGCCACGACTGGGATACACTTTCACGACTTCACGAGAAGGGCATGATTCACGACCCCGTAGGCAAAGCCAAATCCGTGGCATTAACCCCCGAGGGCATGGAACGCTGCCAGAAATTGTTCGACGCAATGTTCGTGCGGAAGACTGAAGCATGA